A window from Bubalus kerabau isolate K-KA32 ecotype Philippines breed swamp buffalo chromosome 5, PCC_UOA_SB_1v2, whole genome shotgun sequence encodes these proteins:
- the EFEMP2 gene encoding EGF-containing fibulin-like extracellular matrix protein 2, with protein MLPFASCLPGSLLLWALLLLVLGAASPQDSEEPDSYTECTDGYEWDPDSQHCRDVNECLTIPEACKGEMKCINHYGGYLCLPRSAAVINDLHGEGPPPPVPPAEHPHPCLPGYEPDEQEHCVDVDECAQALHDCRPSQDCHNLPGSYQCTCPDGYRKIGPECVDIDECRYRYCQHRCVNLPGSFRCQCEPGFQLGPNNRSCVDVNECDMGAPCEQRCFNSYGTFLCRCHQGYELHRDGFSCSDIDECSYSSYLCQYRCVNEPGRFSCHCPQGYQLLATRLCQDIDECESGAHQCSEAQTCVNFHGGYRCVDTNRCVEPYVQVSDNRCLCPASNPLCREQPSSIVHRYMSITSERSVPADVFQIQATSVYPGAYNAFQIRAGNSQGDFYIRQINNVSAMLVLARPVTGPREYVLDLEMVTMNSLMSYRASSVLRLTVFVGAYTF; from the exons ATGCTCCCGTTCGCCTCCTGCCTCCCCGGGTCTCTACTGCTCTGGGCGCTGCTGCTGTTGGTCTTGGGGGCAGCGTCTCCCCAGGATTCCGAGGAGCCCGACAGCTACACG GAATGCACAGATGGCTATGAGTGGGACCCTGACAGCCAGCACTGCAGGG ATGTAAATGAGTGCCTGACCATTCCTGAGGCCTGCAAGGGGGAAATGAAATGTATCAACCATTACGGGGGCTACCTGTGCCTGCCCCGCTCGGCTGCTGTCATCAATGACCTGCATGGAGAGGGACCCCCACCGCCTGTGCCCCCTGCTgaacacccccacccctgcctcccggGCTATGAGCCTGATGAGCAAGAGCACTGCGTGG ATGTGGACGAGTGTGCCCAGGCCCTGCACGACTGCCGCCCCAGCCAGGACTGCCATAACCTGCCTGGGTCCTACCAGTGTACCTGTCCCGACGGCTATCGCAAGATTGGGCCCGAGTGTGTGG ATATAGACGAGTGTCGGTACCGCTACTGCCAACACCGCTGCGTGAACCTGCCTGGCTCCTTTCGCTGCCAGTGTGAGCCGGGCTTCCAGCTGGGGCCCAACAACCGCTCCTGTGTAG ATGTGAACGAATGTGACATGGGGGCTCCGTGTGAGCAGCGCTGCTTCAACTCCTATGGGACCTTCCTATGTCGCTGCCACCAGGGCTATGAGCTGCACCGGGATGGCTTCTCCTGCAGTG ATATCGATGAGTGCAGCTACTCCAGTTACCTCTGCCAGTACCGCTGTGTCAACGAGCCGGGCCGCTTCTCCTGCCACTGTCCACAGGGCTATCAGCTGCTGGCCACGCGCCTGTGCCAAG ACATTGACGAGTGTGAGTCGGGTGCACACCAGTGCTCTGAGGCCCAGACTTGTGTCAACTTCCACGGGGGCTACCGCTGTGTGGACACCAACCGCTGTGTGGAGCCTTACGTCCAGGTGTCCGACAA TCGCTGTCTCTGTCCGGCCTCCAACCCCCTGTGCCGGGAGCAGCCCTCATCCATCGTGCACCGCTATATGAGCATCACCTCAGAGCGGAGCGTACCAGCGGACGTGTTCCAAATCCAAGCAACCTCCGTCTACCCTGGTGCCTACAATGCCTTTCAGATCCGTGCTGGAAACTCGCAGGGAGACTTCTACATTAGG CAAATCAACAATGTCAGCGCCATGCTGGTCCTCGCGCGGCCTGTGACAGGTCCCCGGGAGTACGTGCTGGACCTGGAGATGGTCACCATGAACTCCCTCATGAGCTACCGGGCCAGCTCTGTACTGAGACTCACCGTCTTCGTGGGGGCCTACACCTtctga
- the MUS81 gene encoding crossover junction endonuclease MUS81, whose product MAAPVRLGRKRPLPVCPNPLFVRWLTEWRDEAASRGRRTQFVFQKALRSLRRYPLPLRNGKEAKILQHFGDGLCRMLDQRLQQHKASVGDHAPCSPSGTKSPARERPPAEVQDPSMPVPTQLKAGGPGSYWPARHSGARAVLLQLYREHLNPSGQGFLTKEELLQRCAPKVPRVAPGSARPWPALRSLLHRNLVLRTHQPARYSLTPQGLELAQKLADSEGLGLLNVGSGPEDPPGEEPEVPEAASAELGASEGSVQQPPLELGPGEYRVLLCVDVGETKGAGHRPELLRELQRLHVTHTVRKLHVGDFVWVAQETSPRDPAQPAELVLDHIVERKRLDDLCSSIIDGRFREQKFRLKRCGLGRRVYLVEEHGSARSLSLPESTLLQAVTNTQVIDGFFVKRTADIKESAAYLALLTRGLQRLYQGHTLRSRPWGTSGDPESKAGPSPNPLCSLLTFSDFNAGAMKNKAQSVRDVFARQLMQVRGVSGEKAAALVARYSSPASLLAAYDACATPKEQEMLLSTIKCGPLQRNLGPVLSRTLSQLYCSYGPLT is encoded by the exons ATGGCTGCGCCCGTCCGGCTGGGCCGGAAACGCCCGCTGCCAGTTTGCCCCAACCCTCTCTTCGTACGCTGGCTAACCGAGTGGCGGGACGAGGCAGCCAGCAGAGGGCGCCGCACGCAATTTGTGTTTCAGAAG gcgCTGCGCTCCCTCCGGCGGTATCCACTGCCCCTGCGCAACGGCAAGGAAGCTAAGATCCTCCAGCACTTCGGAGACGGGCTTTGCCGTATGCTGGACCAGCGATTGCAGCAGCACAAAGCATCAGTAG GTGACCATGCCCCCTGTTCACCATCCGGAACCAAGAGCCCAGCCCGGGAAAGGCCACCTGCTGAAGTCCAGGACCCTTCCATGCCA GTCCCAACCCAGCTCAAAGCAGGAGGCCCTGGCAGCTATTGGCCAGCCCGGCACTCGGGAGCACGTGCAGTCCTGCTGCAGCTGTACAGGGAGCACCTG AATCCTAGCGGCCAGGGCTTCCTCACCAAGGAGGAGCTGTTGCAGAGGTGTGCCCCAAAGGTTCCCAGG GTGGCCCCTGGAAGTGCTCGCCCCTGGCCAGCCCTCCGTTCCCTCCTCCACAGGAACCTGGTCCTCAGAACACACCAGCCAGCTAG GTATTCACTGACCCCGCAGGGTCTGGAGCTGGCCCAGAAGCTGGCTGACTCAGAGGGCCTGGGCTTGCTGAATGTGGGCAGCGGGCCGGAGGATCCCCCTGGGGAGGAGCCTGAAGTGCCAGAAGCGGCTTCCGCTGAGCT TGGTGCCAGCGAAGGGAGCGTCCAACAGCCCCCGCTGGAGCTGGGGCCCGGAGAGTACAGGGTGTTGTTGTGTGTGGACGTCGGCGAGACCAAGGG GGCGGGCCACAGGCCAGAGCTGCTCCGAGAGCTGCAGCGGCTGCACGTGACACACACGGTGCGCAAGCTGCACGTCGGGGACTTCGTGTGGGTGGCCCAAGAGACCAGTCCCAGAGACCCAG CACAACCTGCAGAGCTAGTCCTGGACCACATCGTGGAGCGAAAGCGGCTGGACGACCTGTGCAGCAGCATCATCGACGGCCGCTTCCGGGAGCAGAAG TTCCGGCTGAAGCGCTGTGGCCTGGGGCGCCGAGTGTACCTGGTGGAGGAGCACGGTTCTGCACGCAGCCTCAGCCTCCCCGAGAGCACACTGCTGCAGGCTGTCACCAACACCCAG GTCATCGACGGCTTCTTTGTGAAGCGCACAGCGGACATTAAGGAGTCAGCTGCCTACCTGGCCCTGCTAACACGGGGCCTGCAGAGGCTCTACCAG GGCCACACCCTCCGCAGCCGCCCCTGGGGCACCTCTGGGGACCCTGAATCAAAGGCCGGGCCCTCCCCAAACCCTCTCTGCTCACTCCTCACCTTCAGCGACTTCAACGCGGGAGCCATGAAGAACAAG GCCCAGTCTGTGCGGGACGTGTTTGCCAGGCAGCTCATGCAGGTGCGCGGGGTGAGCGGGGAGAAGGCGGCAGCCCTGGTGGCTCGGTACAGCAGCCCTGCCAG CTTACTGGCTGCCTATGATGCCTGTGCCACCCCGAAGGAACAGGAAATGCTGCTGAGCACCATTAAGTGTGGGCCGCTGCAGAG GAATCTGGGGCCCGTTCTGAGCAGGACCTTGTCACAGCTCTACTGCAGCTATGGCCCCCTGACCTGA
- the CFL1 gene encoding cofilin-1 codes for MASGVAVSDGVIKVFNDMKVRKSSTPEEVKKRKKAVLFCLSEDKKNIILEEGKEILVGDVGQTVDDPYATFVKMLPDKDCRYALYDATYETKESKKEDLVFIFWAPECAPLKSKMIYASSKDAIKKKLTGIKHELQANCYEEVKDRCTLAEKLGGSAVISLEGKPL; via the exons ATG GCCTCCGGTGTGGCTGTCTCTGATGGGGTCATCAAAGTGTTCAACGACATGAAAGTGCGTAAGTCCTCGACACCAGAGGAAGTGAAGAAGCGCAAGAAGGCGGTGCTCTTCTGCCTGAGTGAGGACAAGAAGAACatcatcctggaggagggcaaggagaTCCTGGTGGGTGACGTGGGCCAGACGGTAGACGACCCCTATGCCACCTTTGTCAAGATGCTGCCAGACAAGGACTGCCGCTACGCCCTCTACGATGCAACCTACGAGACCAAGGAGAGCAAGAAGGAGGACCTGGTGTTCATCTTCTG GGCCCCTGAGTGTGCACCCCTTAAGAGCAAAATGATCTATGCCAGCTCCAAGGACGCCATCAAGAAGAAGCTGACGG GGATCAAGCATGAATTACAAGCAAACTGCTACGAGGAGGTCAAGGACCGCTGCACCCTTGCAGAGAAGCTGGGGGGCAGCGCTGTCATCTCCCTGGAGGGCAAGCCTTTGTGA
- the SNX32 gene encoding LOW QUALITY PROTEIN: sorting nexin-32 (The sequence of the model RefSeq protein was modified relative to this genomic sequence to represent the inferred CDS: deleted 3 bases in 2 codons; substituted 2 bases at 2 genomic stop codons) has product MLNDKVPPGPVVWTEQASSMSVGLQGDSSLQVEISDAVSEERDKVKFTVQTKVTFRSCLPHFSQTEFSVMQQREEFIWLHNTYEGGEVDDFFKHERTFLLEYHACIWDACLWVDQVMHSCLADDYMPISAALSSLGSQEVNELKSEDSLWSFFKLAELFEQLRELEGQVASNEDLKLSDMLRYYMXDSQAAKVRLLALADYKNANKVLDEARAAHQEVWATESQQLCCXCFECLSDSARQKLMDFKSHVSSFRENLTELAELELKHAKASTLLLQSTPVILKREPSSYQKPPDLLLDRRLPALGATCHAPSQGNPHPCPKSARRHSV; this is encoded by the exons ATGCTCAACGACAAAG TGCCTCCTGGCCCAGTGGTGTGGACAGAGCAG gccTCCTCCATGTCAGTGGGCCTGCAGGGAGACAGCTCCTTGCAGGTGGAGATCTCAGATGCCGTCAGCGAG GAGCGGGACAAGGTGAAGTTCACTGTTCAGACCAAGGTGAC CTTTCGGAGCTGCCTGCCTCACTTCTCCCAGACCGAGTTCTCCGTCATGCAACAGCGTGAGGAGTTCATCTGGCTGCACAATACCTATGAGGGAGGG GAGGTAGATGACTTCTTTAAGCATGAGAGGACCTTCCTGCTGGAGTACCACGCCTGCATCTGGGACGCCTGTCTGTGGGTAGACCAAGTCATGCACTCAT GCCTGGCAGATGATTACATGCCTATCTCAGCTGCACTGAGCAGTCTGGGATCACAGGAAGTCAACGAGCTAAAGAGTGAGGATTCCCTCTG GAGCTTCTTCAAATTGGCAGAGCTCTTTGAACAGTTAAGG GAGCTGGAGGGCCAAGTGGCCTCTAATGAGGACCTGAAGCTGTCAGACATGCTGAGATACTACATGTGAGACTCCCAGGCAGCCAAGGTGAGA CTGCTGGCACTGGCAGACTACAAGAACGCCAACAAGGTGCTGGACGAGGCCCGCGCC GCACACCAGGAGGTGTGGGCTACAGAGAGCCAACAGCTGTGCTGCTAGTGCTTCGAATGCCTCTCGGACTCAGCCAGGCAGA AGCTCATGGACTTCAAATCCCATGTATCTTCCTTCCGCGAGAACCTCACTGAGCTGGCCGAGCTGGAGCTCAAACACGCCAAG GCCAGCACCCTGCTTCTCCAGAGCACCCCAGTTATCCTCAAGAGGGAGCCTTCGAGCTACCAAAAGCCCCCAGATCTCCTACTGGACAGGCGCCTTCCAGCCCTAGGAGCCACTTGCCATGCCCCTTCCCAGGgcaacccccacccctgccccaag AGTGCTAGGAGGCACTCTGTATAA